In Portunus trituberculatus isolate SZX2019 chromosome 36, ASM1759143v1, whole genome shotgun sequence, one DNA window encodes the following:
- the LOC123513632 gene encoding proton-coupled folate transporter-like has product MLLDGLAFSNMHVYIENLQMDRVCRVTCGFSEGVCQNLKAQHEASVEVQKSYSVFALYNGIIAAALPLFFILFMGAWSDKYGRKVPLVAVQVGHVLHAGGYLLASLVPSWPAEVLLLVTLLDTLGGGAVSFLTVANSYLGDVTPEESRTSRVGLANSIWFLGGPVGTLMGRYIYGAGGYLALFTTSLVLSVVAVVYVAVFLPESHGPFVKRSNTEEAMKATLELRDSVAAVYGLEGKKKVSHTLSDARPALATMAKDFFDPRRIVDSFKSTLRRREGNTRGLILTLIFTSLLRRVTRSPYVFAFTRHELGWEAADYSLWVTYKNLMATTGSLVAVPLLSGHLGVPDIVLALVGATSGILEYVIYGFVSQARPFLLWIGPLAALLLNSCTIAQRSMMTKFVANDEIGKVSAVLGALDGMMPMVNSALYTAVYHASVSLFPSAHFFLGAAASALMLVFFCALRWADKSGQYDVESAKVTPKKGPVSNKTLVMRTNSWWVTSDALALALSTGEHPTTLASRHARQELPQCQASQSMPPQHSLIREVLHEEPECQETVPQSQAAEPRHSRRRQVIQHLKSLIKSIAGPRRESSAEGNDNAPGKLTIANLFVNINSVASGVIFPKATQQQQQEEEKEEEEEAGDKKLPSDSKNTAGRSSAESCPV; this is encoded by the exons GCGTGTGCCAGAATCTGAAGGCGCAGCACGAGGCGAGTGTGGAGGTACAGAAAAGTTACAGCGTGTTTGCCCTCTACAACGGCATCATCGCGGCggccctccctctcttcttcatcctgttCATGGGCGCCTGGAGTGACAAGTACGGGAGGAAGGTGCCGCTCGTGGCCGTCCAAGTGGGTCATGTCCTCCACGCTGGCGGGTACCTGCTGGCGTCCCTCGTCCCCTCCTGGCCTGCTGAGGTGCtcctgctggtgacgctgctgGACACACTCGGGGGCGGCGCGGTGTCCTTCCTGACGGTGGCCAACTCGTACCTAGGTGACGTGACGCCTGAGGAGAGCCGCACATCACGGGTGGGTCTGGCCAACAGCATCTGGTTCCTCGGCGGGCCTGTTGGTACGTTAATGGGCCGGTACATCTACGGTGCAGGGGGCTACTTGGCTCTCTTCACCACGTCCCTTGTCCTGTCCGTGGTTGCTGTGGTTTACGTGGCGGTCTTCCTACCTGAGAGTCATGGACCTTTTGTCAAGAGGAGCAACACGGAGGAGGCGATGAAGGCGACGCTGGAGTTACGGGATAGCGTGGCGGCGGTGTACGGGCTGGAGGGCAAGAAGAAGGTCAGCCACACCCTCTCAGACGCTCGCCCCGCCCTCGCTACCATGGCCAAGGACTTCTTCGACCCCAGACGCATCGTGGACAGCTTCAAGTCAACTCTGCGGCGGCGGGAAGGCAACACTCGCGGCCTCATCCTTACTCTCATCTTTACCAGCCTCCTCAGAAGAGTGACCAGAT CTCCCTACGTCTTCGCCTTCACCCGTCATGAGCTGGGCTGGGAGGCGGCGGATTACAGTCTCTGGGTCACCTACAAGAACCTCATGGCTACGACAG GGTCCCTCGTGGCGGTCCCCCTGCTGAGTGGCCACCTCGGGGTTCCTGACATCGTGTTGGCACTGGTAGGAGCCACGTCAGGGATTCTGGAATACGTCATCTACGGTTTTGTTTCCCAGGCCAGACCGTTTCTTCTCTGGatcg gcCCTCTGGCGGCGCTGCTCCTCAACTCCTGCACCATTGCTCAGCGCTCCATGATGACCAAATTTGTGGCCAATGACGAAATAG GTAAAGTATCCGCAGTGCTTGGTGCCCTGGACGGGATGATGCCCATGGTGAACTCTGCCCTCTACACCGCCGTCTACCACGCCTCCGTCAGCCTTTTCCCCTCGGCTCACTTCTTCCTGGGGGCCGCAGCGAGTGCCCTCATGCTCGTCTTCTTCTG tgCCCTGCGGTGGGCAGACAAGTCAGGCCAGTATGACGTGGAGAGCGCCAAGGTCACCCCGAAGAAGGGCCCCGTGTCCAACAAGACCCTGGTGATGCGAACCAACTCCTGGTGGGTGACCAGCGACGCCCTGGCACTGGCACTGTCCACAGGTGAACATCCCACCACCCTCGCCTCCCGCCACGCCCGCCAGGAGCTCCCGCAGTGCCAGGCTAGCCAGAGCATGCCCCCGCAGCACTCTTTGATAAGGGAAGTGTTGCACGAGGAGCCTGAATGCCAGGAAACAGTGCCACAGAGCCAGGCAGCAGAACCAAGGCACTCCCGGAGGCGGCAAGTCATACAGCACCTCAAATCCCTCATCAAAAGCATCGCTGGGCCGCGGCGTGAGTCTTCTGCAGAAGGGAACGATAATGCCCCGGGAAAACTGACCATTGCCAACCTCTTCGTGAACATCAACTCGGTGGCCAGTGGTGTCATCTTCCCGAAGgcgacgcagcagcagcagcaggaagaggagaaggaggaggaggaggaggccgggGATAAGAAGCTTCCCAGTGACTCCAAGAATACTGCAGGGCGCTCCTCCGCTGAGTCCTGCCCTGTGTGA